One Natronomonas gomsonensis genomic window, AGCTTCCTGCACCTCGTCGGGACGGACGACGAACGCCGGCGCGTTGACGTGTTCTTCTCGTCCGATGACGGCGTCGCCGAGCAGCGCCTCGAGTTCGGCGTAGTCGACGGTTCCGTCGGGCGCTTCACCGACGTCCGTGGCTTTTGGTTCTTCCAGACTCATGGTGAATTCGCCCAGTTGTACCGCATGACGAGATCCTCCTCATCGATTTCGTCTGCGAGGTGCTGTACCAACTCGTCGCGTTCGAGGTCGCCGAACTGTTCGAGTTCGTACGGTTTGACCGTCACCGGCGAGGTCTCACCGTTTGCGACTCGCTCCTGCAGTTTGGCGATGCCGTAGATGAGCGCCTCGGGACGCGGCGGACAGCCGGGGACGTGAATGTCGACCGGGATGACCTCCTCTGCACCCTTGATGACGTTGTACCCTTCCTGGAACGGACCGCCGGAGATGGTACACGACCCCATGCCGACGACGAACTTCGGTTCGGGCATCTGGTCGTAGACGCGCTTCATCCGCGGGGCGAACTTCGAGACGATAGTCCCCGGGACGATAATCACGTCGGCCTGTCGCGGGGAGGCCCGCGGCACACCCGCACCGAAGCGGTCGAGGTCGTGCTTGATGGCGTAGGTGTGAATCATCTCGATGCTGCAGCACGCAATACCGAACTGCAGCATGAACATCGACGACCCCCGGACCCAGTTCATGAACTTGTCGAACTTGGTGAGGATGAACGGCGAGGAGCCGAAGGCCTCCCGAAGTTTCGAATTGAACCGGTTGTCGACGCCGTCGCCCATCCGGGCTTCCTGCGTCGAGACTGTGTCGTGGATTTCCTGTTCGCTACTCATAGTTCACTCTTGATTTCCGCACGTCCGCTCTTGACCCAGCGAACGGCACCGTTGCGCCACGCCCACCCGAGTCCGATAACGAGAATCGCGAGGAAGACGAGCATCGGGCCCAACACCGGAGTCAGTCCGAACTCGGCTACTGCGTCGCTGTAAATCAGTGCCCACGGGAAGATGAGCACCGTCTCGATGTCGAAGACGACGAACAGCAGCGCGACCAGGTAGTACTGGATGTTGAACCGAATGCGCGTATCGCCCGTCGGAATCTCGCCGGATTCGTAGGTGGCGCGTTTACCTTGTTCGGGCACGCTCGGCCGGAGGAGACTCGATATCCCGATCATCGAGAGGGGTATCGCGACTCCCACCAACGCCAGCGCCCCGACGGCGATCCATGGATTGCTCATCGCTTCTGTATCGTATGACGGTTAGGAACACCGATACATAAGAGTTGATTTGTCCGCCGGCGGGGCCGGCTCACTGTCGATTTGCGCGGAACATCTCGGTTCCGTCGCGATGGAGCGCCAAAGACACCTCTCCGACACCGTCTTGGAGGTCGTCGTGATACGCTTCCAGTCGGTCTTCGAGTTCGGGGTGTGCACGCGAGAGCGTCTGGACTGCCGACAGCGCCGCGTTGAAGGACTTGCCCGCATCGACAGCGACGATTGGGGCGCCCGTCGGCATCCCGATGACCGAGTCGACGGACTTCTCTTGGACCGGGACGCCGACGACCGGAATCGGGTAGGCGATGGAGGCGGTCATGTTCGGGAGGTCGGCGGACTTCCCGCCCGCACCGGCGATGATGACATCGAGTCCGCGCTCCTTGGCCGTCTCGCCGTAGACGTACATCAGTTCGGGCGTCCGATGAGCGGAGACGACGAACGTCTCGAAGGTGAACCGCGATTCCGGCGGGTCGTCGTAGTCGGTCACTTCCTCGAAGCCGAGTTCCGTTAGGGCCTCGTAGGCCCCGTACATGGTGTCGAGGTCCGAATCCGACCCCATGATGATGCCCACGTCGGGCGTCTCCTCGTCGGAGCGGTCGGCCTCGGCTTCGGCCTCCAGCAGGTCGATGACTTCCTGAACCTCCGTAGAGCGTGTCATGGGTGTGTTCCCGAACGGGTAGCGCTTTGTCGTTGTGGTTGACAGCGGCCCCCGGCAAACCTCATTTGTCAGACCACCGAAAACACAAAAACCGCCACACATCGACGGCGGTAAAATTACGACAGTTGAGCCGCCGAATGCAATCGGAATGCATCGCAGACGGAGGTTTCTGAAAGGCGCTGGAATCGTCGGGGCGGCCGGCATCGTCGGGGTCGGCAGCGTGGCGGCGACGACCGCGACTCGAATCGACGACACCCTCGACCTCACCGGCGGGATACAGGACGGGATTGCCGTACTTGACGCCGAGGCGGCGGTCGAGGGAATCGCCGACGCAATAACTGGCCTCGATGTCGACGCCGAGAGTCGAGCGTTCGAGGTGCTGCCGCTCGTGTACTTCCGAGCGCCGGGACTCGTCATCGAGGCGGTCGCCGAACTCGACGGCGTTCGCTACGTCGCCGCCAACCGCGAGTTGGAGTATTACAACGACGACGCCGCGGACGTGACCGACGTGGACGCCGCGCGGTCGAGTCGGAACGTCGACGGGTCTGGAACTCACGTCGCCGTCATCGACAGCGGTATCGACGCTCTCCACCCCGATTTGACCGTCGAGAACAACTACCAGTGGGTAGGCAATCCCCTCGGGTCGCCGACGCTGTGGGTGCCGGCCCACGACCTCGACACCGACGAACTCGGCCACGGGACGCACTGCTCGGGAACCGTCGCCGGACGGGGCGACACCGACAGTGGGATGGCCCCCGGTGCGTCGCTGACGGGCTATTCGACCGGCGCGGCCGTCTCCGTGTTGAAGTCGGCCGCGGCCTTCGACCACCTGCTCGCGAATCACGCCGCCGCCGTCGACGTGGTCTCGAACTCCTACGGTGCGGCCTCGGGCGCTGATTTCGACCCGAATGCGCCGCTGAACGTCGCCACCGAGACAGCGACGTTCGAAGAGAATATCGTCTGTGTCTTCGCCGCCGGCAACGACGGCCCGAGTTCGAACACGCTGAACGACTACGCGAAGGCGCCGTGGGTGCTCGGCGTCGCCGCGACGAACGACGACAAGGCGCTGATGGACTTCTCTTCGCGCGGGCGACCCGGCGGAAAACACGACCGCTCGGCCGCTCTCGAGGACGAGACGGGCATCTACCGCCCCGGCGTCGCCGCCCCCGGCAACCAAATCAACAGCACGATGTCGCCGACCGACATCCTGCAGGCGACTTCGCCCGACACCGACCCGTTCTACGCCGCGATTTCGGGCACGTCGATGGCGTGTCCGGTCGTCTCCGGCGTCGCCGCGCTCATGCTGGAGGCCGCAAGCGGCACGCCCGACGCTCTCGAAGTCATCAAAACCATCGAGGCCACCGCCGACGACATCGGCTTCGACCCCTACGAGACCGGCCGCGGGTTCGTCGACGCCGACGCCGCCGTCGACCGCGCCGCCGCCGGCGACTGGGCCTGACTACTCGAAGGTCAGCCCGTCGCGCAGTTCTCGCGTTTCTTCCAGCAGCGCCGAACAGTCCATCGCCTCGTCGTCGACCAACGTGACGTGGCCCATCTTCCGGAGCGGCCGGACCTCGCGTTTCCCGTACCAGTGTAGCGACGCTTTCGGCGATTCGAGGACCGAATCGGTTCCCGACAGGGTCGCGCTTTCGGGTTCGTCGACGTCGCCGAGCAGGTTCGTCGTCACGCTCGGGCCGCGGCGCTCGGCCGACCCGAGAGGCCACCCCAACACCGCTCGGACGTGCTGTTCGAACTGCGAGGTGCGTGCGCCCTCGATGGTCCAGTGCCCGGAGTTGTGCGGCCGGGGAGCGATTTCGTTGACGAGTATCTCGCCGTCGACTTCGAACAGCTCGATACCGTAGACACCGCGGCCGTCGAGGGTCTCCAGTACCTCGAAAGCAACCTCGCGGGCGCGCTCTCTGGTTTCAGGGTCGGTACGTGCCGGAGACGCCGTCTCTCGGAGAATCTCTTCTTCGTGAATCGTCTCGGTAACCGGATAGGCACGGACCTCCTCGGCCCCTTTCACGCCCATCACCGCGAGTTCGCGCTCGAAGTCGACCATCTCCTCGGCCAGAGCGGGGCCGCCGAGGGCGTCCAAAACCTCTTCGGCCGCCTCGGGACCTTCCGCTGGCATGTTCCCGCGACCGTCGTAGCCGCCCTTTCGGGCCTTACACATCAGCGGCCAGCCCAGTTCCTCGCCGGCCGCCAGCAGGTCCTCTGCGTCGTCGACCTGTCGGAACTCGGGAACCGGAATCCCGGCGTCGGCGAGCGCTCGGTTCTGGACGAGTTTGTCCTGAATCGTACGCAAGGTGTCGGGGTCGGGATGGACCGGCGTGTCCGTCTCCTCGCTGACCCGCTGCATCTCGTCGGGGTCCGCGAGTTCGATTTCGAAAGTGAGTACGTCGACGCGCTCTGCGAGTTCTCGAATCGCGTCGTAGTCGTCGAAGTCGCCGACGATTTGCTCGCGGACGACCGGTGCGGCCGGACAGTCCGGCGTCGGGTCCGAGACGACCAACTCGACGCCCAGCGGGCCGGCGGCCTCGCCCATCATCCGTCCGAGTTGTCCGCCGCCGACGACGCCCAGCGTCGCGGCTGGCGTGGTGTGGTTCATATGTACCTCCGGGCGGCCACTGGCCGAGAAAGTTGCTATCTGGAGCGACCGGTCACTCCAGTCGCGATTCGTCGACGTAGAAGACGAACGGCGTATCGAAGGTCCGCATCAGGTGGACGCGAGCCTCGTAGCGGTCGTCGATGCGCTCGTCGACGGCGCCGCGTTCGTCGGCGTGGACGATGACGACCGGCGGGTTCTCCGCCAGCGCCGATTCGAGCGTCCCGTTGTCGGGCGCACAGTCGACGTTCATCTCGCCAGCCTCGAAGTACCACGGCAACGGTAGCGAATTGAACCAGTTCGAACACGTCGGCCGCCGCTCTAACTCCTCGTCGCCGGTCGGGTTGTGGAGGTGTTCGCCGTACAACACCACGTCCGTTCCCTC contains:
- a CDS encoding S8 family peptidase: MHRRRRFLKGAGIVGAAGIVGVGSVAATTATRIDDTLDLTGGIQDGIAVLDAEAAVEGIADAITGLDVDAESRAFEVLPLVYFRAPGLVIEAVAELDGVRYVAANRELEYYNDDAADVTDVDAARSSRNVDGSGTHVAVIDSGIDALHPDLTVENNYQWVGNPLGSPTLWVPAHDLDTDELGHGTHCSGTVAGRGDTDSGMAPGASLTGYSTGAAVSVLKSAAAFDHLLANHAAAVDVVSNSYGAASGADFDPNAPLNVATETATFEENIVCVFAAGNDGPSSNTLNDYAKAPWVLGVAATNDDKALMDFSSRGRPGGKHDRSAALEDETGIYRPGVAAPGNQINSTMSPTDILQATSPDTDPFYAAISGTSMACPVVSGVAALMLEAASGTPDALEVIKTIEATADDIGFDPYETGRGFVDADAAVDRAAAGDWA
- the purE gene encoding 5-(carboxyamino)imidazole ribonucleotide mutase, which produces MTRSTEVQEVIDLLEAEAEADRSDEETPDVGIIMGSDSDLDTMYGAYEALTELGFEEVTDYDDPPESRFTFETFVVSAHRTPELMYVYGETAKERGLDVIIAGAGGKSADLPNMTASIAYPIPVVGVPVQEKSVDSVIGMPTGAPIVAVDAGKSFNAALSAVQTLSRAHPELEDRLEAYHDDLQDGVGEVSLALHRDGTEMFRANRQ
- a CDS encoding 5-(carboxyamino)imidazole ribonucleotide synthase translates to MNHTTPAATLGVVGGGQLGRMMGEAAGPLGVELVVSDPTPDCPAAPVVREQIVGDFDDYDAIRELAERVDVLTFEIELADPDEMQRVSEETDTPVHPDPDTLRTIQDKLVQNRALADAGIPVPEFRQVDDAEDLLAAGEELGWPLMCKARKGGYDGRGNMPAEGPEAAEEVLDALGGPALAEEMVDFERELAVMGVKGAEEVRAYPVTETIHEEEILRETASPARTDPETRERAREVAFEVLETLDGRGVYGIELFEVDGEILVNEIAPRPHNSGHWTIEGARTSQFEQHVRAVLGWPLGSAERRGPSVTTNLLGDVDEPESATLSGTDSVLESPKASLHWYGKREVRPLRKMGHVTLVDDEAMDCSALLEETRELRDGLTFE
- a CDS encoding NADH-quinone oxidoreductase subunit B, which codes for MSSEQEIHDTVSTQEARMGDGVDNRFNSKLREAFGSSPFILTKFDKFMNWVRGSSMFMLQFGIACCSIEMIHTYAIKHDLDRFGAGVPRASPRQADVIIVPGTIVSKFAPRMKRVYDQMPEPKFVVGMGSCTISGGPFQEGYNVIKGAEEVIPVDIHVPGCPPRPEALIYGIAKLQERVANGETSPVTVKPYELEQFGDLERDELVQHLADEIDEEDLVMRYNWANSP
- a CDS encoding NADH-quinone oxidoreductase subunit A, producing MSNPWIAVGALALVGVAIPLSMIGISSLLRPSVPEQGKRATYESGEIPTGDTRIRFNIQYYLVALLFVVFDIETVLIFPWALIYSDAVAEFGLTPVLGPMLVFLAILVIGLGWAWRNGAVRWVKSGRAEIKSEL